The DNA segment TTATCCACCCTAGTTCATCATCTAAAAGTTTGCCGTCGTTCCCCATAAGTTTctgaaaaaaagaaaaaaaaatgtagTagcagtagtagtagtagtaatagtagtagtagtagtagtagtagtagtagtagtagtagtagtagtagtagtagtagtagtagtagtagtagtagttgttgttgttgttgttgttgttgttgttgttgttgttgttgttgttgggtttCTTTGCCCCTCCCCTAaccccaccccaaacccaccaagTTCCATCTAAGATTTGAATTCCCAATGTTAAGAAAATgtaaagaagaaaaaaaaaagggtccGTCATGAAACTCCCTTTCTAGCTCAATCCCACGAGCAAGGAAACATTGGCCATCTTTCAACTTGGTTTTTCTCTCTCACCTACGTCGACTCCGCCCTATTCGACAAGTTGCAAATATTCTGACAAGTACATAGCCAAATGCACAATCGACACCCACGCCATTACCCCCCTCGAAAGCCAAGGTCAAAGTAGCCATATCGTTCCCATGGGGCCAAAATCAAGCGCATTACTCCGCGTCTGGCTTCTGCGAGACAACTTCCCTCGCATAAAACTCAACCAGCATGGTGGCATAGGCCTCCAAGTCTTCCACAGGAACAGCCAGGCGAAAGTCGTTGAGCAGCAGGAACTGAAGTTCGAGGTGGTTCAGTTCAGCCAGGGGGAGACCGCCAACCTAAAAACAACGTTAGCTCTGgttctgatgatgatgatcatagaccaaaagcaaaaacaTACCTTGGCATATCGCGAGTTGGTGTAAAACACATCAGAAAAAAACTTGCTGGCGCACGTCACCCCCGCAATAATAAGCCGATGGATGTTGTAACTGTCCACCACAAAATATGTCGCCTGTCCAGCTGCTGAATGCGTGTTAAAACTGTTGCTTTCGATCGTGATCCCCTTCCCAGTTTCCTCATCGGTGTCTGCAAGATCAGAGTCCGTCTCGTCGCTatcctcttccgcctcgtTACTGTCCCGCATGACCGTGTCTGGATCTGCCGCCGGTTTCATAGCTTGCGCATGCACGTATTGCATCCGTCGTGCCTCCTCGCTCTTGACCACCATATCGTTGACCCGCTCCGTCATCCTGTCAAAATAGACCAGCAGACTCAAAAAGACTTCGTACGTGGTGGGACAGTACTTGTGTATCCGACCAAGATAGCTCAGTATGCTAATCGAGGGAACGTTTTTACCGTGAAACGCCAAAACACTGCTGCTTAGAGGGCTTCCGTTGGCGTCCCCACCAGCTTCCTCACCCCTCGCTTGCGCCTGGGCTTGTCGGAGGTGGTGCGCGTTTCGGTTCAGAGCATCGTGTTGgaggtcgttggtggtggtaatctTGGTAAGGAGGGCGGCTACCATTTCGATAATATCTCCTATAGGCATCGCGCTAATCTCGTACTTCATCTGTTGTAGTGGGGGATCATTAAGGTTCCCTGAGCCGGTGGCATTAAGATTTTCGACCTTGGCCAGGGTCTGGATATGTGCGAGGTCTTGGACATAGATTGTCTTTTGGGTTTCTATCGGCGGACTTGGGGCATTGTTGCTGAGGGGTATCGAAACGGGGGGCGCATCGACGATGTCGACATCCGCGGATGGATTCCGGTGCCGACCGTGATCCGATGCAGGAGAAGGCATCGCCTTGGATCCTGGCACTACGGTTGCGGCGGTACTGAGggacgaggtggtcgagCCCGCGACAGAAGGCGGACCGCTGGCGGCATCGTGAACTCTTTCGGTCGAGACGTCATACTGCGGCCCAGCGCCACCGGAGGAGGGAtcagacgacgaagacgacgaagaaggcggggacgggaggcggcggctggCCCCACCACTCGACATCGGGGGTCGGCTCGACGGTGTTTGTCGTTGTTGCTTTGCTGGCTTGTCTGCGACCACTGGCGTCGGCACTGGTGAATCCTGCCAGTCTCTGCGCGGTGTTGACGAAGAGGCTTGCCGTCTGGGGCTCGCCGTCGGGCGCGAGTGGTGGGACTGCTGGGCATCCCGGTCGcaacctgttgttgttcGGCTGACTGGAACTGGACGGGCCTGGAAGTGAATGTCGTGcgggtgctggtgctgaaTGGCCGGCCCCGCAATCATGCTATGAAATCGAGATGGCGATTCTCCCAATACGTCGCCCATCACTGTAGCCATGCTGGCATGGTTGTCTTGAttatggtgggtggtggtggtggtggctgccaAGAGTTCAGCCAGTGGTTATCGCGTGGTGGAGGGTCCTGCAGCGAGTGCTATCGGATCGAAAGTGGCTGTGCCGCGATAGCGGAGAATTAGCTAGGCTTTTTTCTGGTTGGCGAGTTTCTGGACCAGGCGATAAAGACCCGGGTCAGCGCCGGCGCCCAAGCaaaaggtgggggaggggcctAGGGAACGGTgcaagagcaagagcaacaacaaaaacaacaagcaagaacgagaagaggggaagaaaaaaacagatGAGACGAAAGGATATGGTGTCTGCGGGAAGGGGGACTAGGTGCCATGCTGGCGGGAGGTAACACAGTGTTGGCACCGCGTGCGTGCTGCACAACAAGGGCGCAATCAACACGGGATggccttttcttttctttcttgtttcCTGTTGAcgtgatgctgctgctgctggtgaaCGGTGGCTGCGCTGCGCTGCAGGCAAGAAAGACACCGCAGACAGACACCAACACAACAGACGGCAGCCTTGCTGCGGATACCTAGGCGGTTCTTCCTCTAGCCTGATGGCGAATGGCGTGTCTCAGCATATCAAAGCAGCCGGTGTTTCTGTTTCGAACAGCCAAGGACGACCAACGACGGGTCAAACTCAACGTTTGAAGCTGTGGCCTGACTCGCGAGATAACGCCATGAAAACAACTGAAATGATGGGCAAACACACAACGAGAGGGTATCAAacagccaccagccaactCGCGCCCGGATCACGAATCCGCTTTGAGCTAGCCGGCGGGATGGCTGTTGGGGCGTTCCAGGCGATTGGGAGTATCGACAGGCACAACGACGTCACTTGGCGATGATGAAAGAAGAGAACGGCAAACCTCCCGAGCGGCTGAGGGAAGCACCAGCGCGTGGCAAAGCAAGACAACACAGAGACGTGGAATATCGAGGTGCTTACCTGTGTGCAGCTTGCATATACCTTCAGCCCCAAACGCCAAAAGGGTCTTCTGTGGGCTGTCTGTCAGGAGAGGTTCgggatgttgatgataaGGTTGGCTTTGGCGTTTTCGCAAGGACGAACCGGATGGCAGAGATGGCTTATGCAGGTGACTGCCGGGATGGTTACAGAAAAGATTGCGAAGGGATAAAGATAAAAAAAATTGACGAGGTTCAAATGTCGAGTGGCAAAGTCATTCGTAGGCATAAGGCGATAGGGGAAAAAGAGGTGATGGGCAACCAAGAGATGCGACCCAAGATTATCGCATAGCAGAGGCCGATGAAGCAATGCCAAGAAGCGGCCGGAGGGTTGGAGTGCAGTTAACAGGCCGGACGTAAAAGCCTAATGGTTTCTTGATAAGAGAAATCTTTTGCCCGTTAGGTTATTATCGTTTCTCTCTCCAAGGGGACTCCAATCCCAAGGCCGCTTCCCAGTGAGTTAGGTAAAGGGGGAAGAAACGGTTTCAAGACTCCGGTCGCGCAGAACACCACCGGCTGGGGGGAAAACAAGGAGATATATCTTGCGGCGTGCAGATAACGCCGGGTGCGGGCAATCGGGCGATCAAGATGACGATGAACCGGGACCTTCTTCCGCCACGTGTGTGGATGAAAGAATGCTAGCGGACGGGAAACCCTGCGCCCgcacaaccacacacaccgcAGCACTCCCAACCGATTCCCTGAGAAGATGGCGCCAGATGAGGCAATGGTACATCCACGCCGTCGACTGTAATAATTATATTATCCTGCCGTCCCTGCTGAGGTGAGTACCCTTTCTGCATTGCCTTTCTATCTTGTGATTCTCCTCATATGTATATCCTTCCCGTCAGATcatctcttcccctcctccatcatcaaccgaggatggtgtgtgtgggtgtgagtgtgtgtggtgtgagGGAACAATCACTGATAAGAAGAGTTGTGGAAAGCGGTGATACGGTAAGATGGACCCACATCTTTACCAGCGACAAGCCACCcgtggtggggtgggggaggatgacgcAGGGGTTATCCAGACTTCACATTTGACCTTATGGACTCTGCGCGTTTGCGCTTCTCGCATTCTACAGGCGCCACGAGCGAAGGAAAACGCGGGGGGCGTTTGTTATTCTTAAGAGGACGGTGAGGACCAACTTTGTCCAGTTTGAAACCCACGTTGTACCATTGTAGAACGCCTGTGGCTTCCAGGTCCCTGAGTTCGAGGGGCTGGATATCAGATTCAACGGTAGGGCCCCCAGCATCTAACCACTTGACAAACATTTTCTACAAAACTTTTTtaccagccagccaaccaaccctcctcagcagcttcAAAAAGAACCCCCTGCAATATTTCCATCGTGTACACCTCCCATTCGAAGCACCGTCGTCCACCTCTATTTGCTCCTGTCATCAAGCCCCTCCTGTTTTCTGTCCCTCTTGTGCCCCTCACCTCGCAAGCGACCCCGTGGCGTCACTCTGGACAGAGATTGGCTACTTCAATTGCTTACGTCCCAACCCAAGGCACGAGCGCGCGCTTCTTTTCACGGCAATGTCAACTCGAAATGCACTCACTCAACTAGGCGGTGGAGGTAGCAACGTGAGGGGATCAAGAAGCGCAAACCCAAAAAAGGGGTCCTCGGTCCTAGGTCGGTAGTGAGCAACGTGGGGGGGGATAAAACTGTCATTATATGTTCCCTTTCAAACCCCCTCGCCTCGGCTATAATACTCAAAGTACATGTCTCAAGTAGGTATCGCAAGCTCCACCAGAAGTGATTCCTAACAATCTACATCCACAAGCCTCGGCCCTGTGGAGTCATCCCGAGATCCAAGAATTGTGTTGAAGGGGTACCCCCTGAACACTTCTCACCTCGAGACTTCCCGCCATCTCATACCTATTTCCCTACATACGGTTCTGAGAAATCATATCTTCCCTAGTACACCACATCCCGAAAACGTTACACAACCCCCTTCGCATACCTACCTGGATCGCCTAAAATCAAAAATCATATTTTCCACTTACCCCACAACCAGAACCTTTCACTCCTCGGTCGTGGTAATCAGCCATGCAAGTCACAGAGCACAAGCAAGGAACGCCATCTGCCCTCCTAACTCGGAGCGGGCGAAACTCCGGGCCACCGCCTTCCTTTACCAACTTGCGTGCCGGCCACGTTgtatcctcatcaccctccaactcggccacGCCGGTTCGTAGTCCCCACGCACCGCAGATGCATAAGCCACAGGTAAAACAAGACCAAAAGTGCAGCCCATACTCTTTTTCAGAGGCTTTCTTGAGAACACCATACACACAGAGACAAAACACCCATCTCCCTATGATGCCTTTTTCGAATCCGAAATGGAATGGCATTACTATACATATCCATCATCCAGCCCGGTCATGTCGTCACCTCGCAAGCACCGAACAATGCATCCCGTTCTGATTGGCTGTCTTCTGCCCCCATCCTTACCCCTAGTCACACGCACTCAGTTCTCATGTCTGACCTTGTAATCCGTATCTGGTAGGTACAGATGTCTGTCCGCGCCCTTGGCCGTTAACACCACCATACGAATCACACCACCCGAGCTACCATCCCACTTGATGGCCTCCTTCAACGACTCCTTGACAAAGTTGACcgcatccgcctcctccatgcCCTCTTTCCAGTTGGCGTCGCAGTAACCGTAAATGTACGTCGAGCCAGAACCACCAATGGCATATGGTTGCTTGTGGAGCGACCCGCCGAGGGGGATGCTGTAGACCTGACCGCCGTGACGCTCGTCCCAACCCGCAATAATGAGACCGGCCCTAGCAAAGAAAATATCAGTACCTGACCTCCGCAGCCTACCCAACTTCAACTTCGCCGGGGGTTACTAACGAGAGCCTATCCTTGTTCGCATAGCACATCTCCTGGAAGAtgg comes from the Podospora pseudocomata strain CBS 415.72m chromosome 5, whole genome shotgun sequence genome and includes:
- the PRE3 gene encoding Proteasome subunit beta type-1 (COG:O; MEROPS:MER0001645; EggNog:ENOG503NVT2), with protein sequence MEFGTSGCLSEDGIHVDMDRLKKGEVNLGTSIMAITFKDGVILGADSRTTTGAYIANRVTDKLTRVHDTIWCCRSGSAADTQAVADIVQYQLGLFHMMNGKPPTTQTAAAIFQEMCYANKDRLSAGLIIAGWDERHGGQVYSIPLGGSLHKQPYAIGGSGSTYIYGYCDANWKEGMEEADAVNFVKESLKEAIKWDGSSGGVIRMVVLTAKGADRHLYLPDTDYKVRHEN
- the PCL7 gene encoding cyclin-like protein interacting with PHO85 (BUSCO:EOG09263L00; COG:S; EggNog:ENOG503NW3Y); this translates as MATVMGDVLGESPSRFHSMIAGPAIQHQHPHDIHFQARPVPVSRTTTGCDRDAQQSHHSRPTASPRRQASSSTPRRDWQDSPVPTPVVADKPAKQQRQTPSSRPPMSSGGASRRLPSPPSSSSSSSDPSSGGAGPQYDVSTERVHDAASGPPSVAGSTTSSLSTAATVVPGSKAMPSPASDHGRHRNPSADVDIVDAPPVSIPLSNNAPSPPIETQKTIYVQDLAHIQTLAKVENLNATGSGNLNDPPLQQMKYEISAMPIGDIIEMVAALLTKITTTNDLQHDALNRNAHHLRQAQAQARGEEAGGDANGSPLSSSVLAFHGKNVPSISILSYLGRIHKYCPTTYEVFLSLLVYFDRMTERVNDMVVKSEEARRMQYVHAQAMKPAADPDTVMRDSNEAEEDSDETDSDLADTDEETGKGITIESNSFNTHSAAGQATYFVVDSYNIHRLIIAGVTCASKFFSDVFYTNSRYAKVGGLPLAELNHLELQFLLLNDFRLAVPVEDLEAYATMLVEFYAREVVSQKPDAE